A single genomic interval of Granulicella tundricola MP5ACTX9 harbors:
- a CDS encoding ATP-dependent helicase, which translates to MSRLLEKMNPQQQQGIQTVDGPVLLLAGAGSGKTRVITHRIAYLIEERGVSPDAILAVTFTNKAAKEMAERVDKIIGHSSLAKPTLSTFHSFCVRVLRRDIEALQVGGKGLTRTFAIYDETDQQAVVKSALKRLGIDDKSLKPRVALGRISWAKNHMIDPQEYFLASTNPLEEKIAHIFEIYKKELNKANALDFDDLLLETVRLLKSSGETRARYNRRYQYVMIDEYQDTNKPQYELMKLLAGDHKNICVVGDEDQSIYSWRGADIKNILDFEKDFPAVQTIRLEQNYRSTQMILEGASAVVAQNTQRKGKNLWTAREGGSLIGLYEAPDGENEALFIADRIKKYLREAGQTETEEPARCAVLYRTNSQSRLVEEALRRYQIAYHMVGGFSFYDRAEVKDILSYMKLVQNPHDSVALGRSVNSPPRGIGKTTMETLERMALTTGMSTWDAIARAIEEKLLPARALQALSGFKRLIEDARAMLGPGFAEKLAEDVEAETADDEEDVSFGFSVEAEPVETGADAAADTSFDTSFNFGFDFGPSEEISTLAAENSVDSDAAHNIGSVSFNPFAPVVLKESAASASAAARRAVANEEKELAAQEPERPAFRKAGDAATLPELIKFLNERSGYIRALEDEATPESFSRIENLKELANAAQDAQERGETLHEFLDHAALVSDADSYSAEAKVTLMTLHAAKGLEFPLVFLAGMEEGLFPHSRTFTDPTGLEEERRLCYVGMTRAMDTLVMTRARYRRRYGSDMPEASVASRFLEEVPGRLVEDLGSPAAQPQFSSSYSTPYPQRGRFGQKPGYEEGDRHYSYEDEDQSGERKAAAAPGRQMAGQQSPAKSLDNVAAFFASRGGAPGAKFARPKLDIPAATGKTGLGKGSRVRHPKYGEGIVFQREGDGDDAKITVQFQQHGVKKLVEKFAQLERL; encoded by the coding sequence ATGTCCCGCCTCTTAGAAAAGATGAATCCGCAACAGCAACAGGGCATCCAGACCGTCGATGGCCCGGTGCTTCTGCTGGCCGGCGCAGGGTCTGGAAAGACTCGCGTCATCACGCACCGCATCGCTTACCTGATTGAAGAGCGCGGCGTTTCGCCTGACGCGATCCTCGCGGTGACCTTCACCAACAAGGCCGCCAAGGAGATGGCCGAGCGTGTCGATAAGATCATCGGGCACAGCTCACTGGCAAAGCCCACACTGAGCACCTTCCACAGCTTCTGCGTGCGCGTGCTGCGGCGTGATATCGAGGCGCTGCAGGTCGGCGGCAAGGGACTGACGCGCACCTTCGCCATCTACGACGAAACCGATCAGCAGGCGGTGGTGAAGTCCGCGCTGAAGCGTCTGGGCATCGACGACAAGAGTCTCAAGCCGCGCGTGGCGCTGGGACGAATCTCCTGGGCAAAAAACCACATGATCGATCCGCAGGAGTACTTCCTGGCGTCCACCAATCCGCTGGAAGAGAAGATCGCGCATATCTTCGAGATCTATAAGAAAGAACTCAACAAGGCGAACGCACTGGACTTCGACGATCTGCTGCTCGAAACCGTGCGGCTGCTGAAGAGCTCCGGCGAAACGCGTGCGCGCTACAACCGTCGCTACCAGTACGTGATGATCGACGAGTATCAGGACACCAACAAGCCGCAGTATGAGCTCATGAAGCTGCTGGCCGGCGATCACAAGAATATCTGCGTCGTGGGCGATGAGGACCAGAGCATCTATAGCTGGCGCGGCGCGGACATCAAGAACATCCTGGACTTTGAGAAGGACTTCCCGGCCGTGCAGACGATCCGGCTGGAGCAAAACTACCGCTCAACTCAGATGATCCTTGAGGGCGCAAGCGCGGTGGTCGCGCAGAACACGCAGCGCAAGGGCAAGAACCTGTGGACGGCGAGAGAGGGTGGCTCGCTGATTGGGCTGTATGAGGCTCCGGACGGCGAGAATGAGGCGCTCTTCATCGCGGACCGCATAAAGAAGTATCTGCGCGAGGCAGGACAGACTGAAACCGAAGAGCCTGCCCGTTGCGCTGTCTTATATAGGACGAACTCGCAGAGCCGCCTGGTGGAAGAGGCGCTGCGGCGTTACCAGATTGCGTATCACATGGTCGGCGGCTTCAGCTTCTACGATCGTGCTGAGGTGAAGGACATCCTCAGCTACATGAAGCTGGTGCAGAATCCGCATGATTCCGTGGCGCTGGGCCGCAGCGTGAACTCACCGCCGCGCGGCATCGGCAAGACGACCATGGAGACGCTAGAGCGCATGGCCCTGACCACAGGGATGAGCACATGGGATGCGATCGCAAGGGCGATCGAAGAGAAGCTGCTGCCGGCTCGTGCGCTGCAGGCGCTGAGTGGGTTCAAGCGCCTGATCGAAGATGCCCGGGCGATGTTGGGGCCGGGCTTTGCGGAGAAGCTGGCGGAGGATGTCGAGGCGGAGACCGCCGACGACGAAGAGGATGTAAGCTTCGGCTTCTCCGTTGAGGCAGAGCCGGTGGAAACGGGTGCGGATGCTGCGGCGGATACGAGCTTCGACACCAGCTTCAACTTCGGCTTCGACTTCGGTCCAAGCGAGGAAATCTCTACACTGGCCGCTGAGAACTCCGTCGATTCAGACGCCGCGCACAATATCGGTTCCGTCAGCTTCAACCCGTTTGCGCCCGTTGTCCTGAAGGAGTCCGCAGCAAGTGCCTCCGCGGCAGCACGGCGTGCCGTCGCCAACGAAGAAAAAGAGCTTGCCGCGCAGGAGCCGGAGCGGCCGGCCTTCCGCAAGGCAGGCGATGCGGCGACGCTGCCAGAGCTGATCAAGTTCCTCAACGAGCGCTCCGGCTACATCCGCGCGCTTGAAGATGAGGCGACGCCGGAGTCCTTCTCCCGCATTGAGAACCTGAAGGAGCTCGCCAACGCAGCCCAGGACGCTCAAGAGCGCGGGGAGACCCTACACGAGTTCCTGGATCACGCCGCGCTGGTGTCGGATGCGGACAGCTATTCGGCTGAGGCCAAAGTCACGCTGATGACGCTGCACGCGGCCAAGGGACTGGAGTTTCCGCTGGTCTTCCTCGCAGGCATGGAGGAAGGTTTATTCCCACACTCGCGCACCTTCACCGACCCCACCGGCCTCGAGGAAGAACGCCGTCTCTGCTACGTAGGCATGACGCGCGCCATGGACACTCTGGTGATGACGCGCGCGCGGTACCGGCGGCGGTATGGATCGGACATGCCGGAGGCCTCGGTTGCGTCCCGCTTCCTGGAAGAGGTTCCCGGGCGTTTGGTTGAGGATCTCGGCAGTCCCGCAGCCCAACCCCAGTTCTCGTCTTCTTATTCGACACCCTATCCACAGCGCGGGCGCTTCGGTCAGAAACCCGGGTACGAGGAGGGTGATCGCCACTACTCCTACGAAGATGAGGATCAGTCTGGCGAGCGCAAGGCGGCAGCGGCTCCGGGGCGGCAGATGGCCGGGCAGCAGTCGCCTGCGAAGTCCCTGGACAATGTGGCGGCGTTCTTTGCCTCTCGCGGCGGAGCCCCCGGCGCGAAGTTTGCACGACCCAAGCTGGACATCCCCGCAGCGACCGGAAAGACCGGTTTGGGCAAGGGATCACGGGTTCGTCATCCGAAATACGGGGAAGGCATCGTCTTTCAGCGTGAAGGAGACGGAGATGACGCGAAGATTACAGTACAATTTCAACAGCACGGCGTGAAGAAGCTGGTGGAGAAGTTCGCCCAGCTGGAACGGCTGTAG